A stretch of Deltaproteobacteria bacterium DNA encodes these proteins:
- the infA gene encoding translation initiation factor IF-1 yields the protein MAKEEAIEVEGTVVEPLPNAMFRVELENGHQVLAHISGKMRMHYIRILPGDKVTVELSPYDLTRGRITYRAK from the coding sequence ATGGCAAAGGAAGAGGCCATTGAAGTAGAGGGGACAGTGGTGGAACCGCTGCCTAACGCGATGTTTCGCGTCGAGTTGGAAAACGGTCACCAGGTGCTTGCCCATATTTCAGGGAAAATGCGCATGCATTACATCAGGATTCTACCTGGGGATAAGGTGACGGTTGAGCTTTCCCCCTATGATCTTACAAGGGGAAGAATTACCTACAGGGCCAAATAA
- the rpsH gene encoding 30S ribosomal protein S8 yields MSMTDPVADMLTRIRNALMAGKEKVDIPSSSLKEDIARILQEEGYIKSFRVLSDDKQGILRITLKYSEGETPAIVRIQRISKPGGRVYVGAKKIPRVLNGLGVAILSTSKGVMSDAQSRRENVGGEILCYVW; encoded by the coding sequence ATGTCAATGACCGATCCTGTCGCGGATATGCTGACCCGAATCCGGAATGCCCTAATGGCGGGCAAGGAGAAGGTTGACATTCCATCCTCGTCACTAAAAGAGGATATCGCAAGGATTCTCCAGGAGGAAGGGTACATAAAAAGCTTCCGTGTTCTTAGTGACGATAAACAGGGTATTCTGAGAATTACCCTTAAATACTCGGAGGGCGAGACACCTGCAATCGTTCGAATCCAGAGAATCAGCAAACCGGGAGGCCGGGTTTACGTTGGGGCCAAAAAGATCCCCCGTGTTTTGAACGGGCTTGGTGTGGCGATACTCTCAACCTCAAAAGGTGTGATGAGTGATGCCCAGTCGAGAAGGGAAAACGTTGGCGGCGAGATCCTTTGCTACGTCTGGTAG
- the rpsK gene encoding 30S ribosomal protein S11, which produces MARPRKKGSAKRVKKNVPVGVAHIQATFNNTIITITDPVGNTLAWCTAGSKGFKGSRKSTPFAAQLAAEDAAKKAMEHGVRKVDVLVKGPGSGRESALRSLQAAGLEVTIIRDVTPIPHNGCRPPKKRRV; this is translated from the coding sequence ATGGCAAGACCTAGGAAAAAGGGATCCGCAAAAAGGGTCAAGAAAAACGTGCCCGTCGGCGTGGCCCACATACAGGCGACATTCAACAATACCATAATTACCATCACTGATCCTGTTGGGAACACCCTGGCCTGGTGTACCGCAGGGAGCAAAGGTTTCAAGGGATCCAGAAAAAGCACACCTTTTGCTGCCCAGTTGGCAGCGGAGGACGCCGCCAAAAAAGCCATGGAACACGGTGTCCGCAAAGTTGACGTACTCGTCAAGGGTCCGGGATCGGGTCGTGAATCAGCTCTGCGATCCCTCCAGGCCGCCGGGCTCGAGGTAACGATAATTCGGGATGTGACCCCTATCCCTCATAACGGATGCAGGCCGCCGAAAAAGCGCAGGGTCTGA
- a CDS encoding type Z 30S ribosomal protein S14, which yields MAKEALINKAKRKPKFAVRGYNRCPICGRSRGYLRKFGMCRICFRNRALAGEIPGVVKASW from the coding sequence ATGGCGAAGGAAGCCCTGATTAACAAGGCCAAACGCAAGCCGAAGTTCGCCGTGAGGGGTTATAATCGTTGCCCTATCTGCGGCAGATCCAGGGGATACCTGCGAAAGTTCGGCATGTGCAGGATCTGTTTTCGTAACCGTGCCCTCGCTGGTGAAATTCCCGGCGTGGTCAAGGCCAGCTGGTAG
- the rpmJ gene encoding 50S ribosomal protein L36 has translation MKVRPSVKRMCDKCKIVRRRGIVRVICENPRHKQRQG, from the coding sequence ATGAAGGTCAGACCGTCTGTCAAGAGGATGTGCGACAAATGCAAAATTGTCCGGCGCAGGGGTATTGTGCGTGTGATTTGCGAAAACCCCAGACACAAACAGCGGCAGGGTTGA
- the rpsC gene encoding 30S ribosomal protein S3 has translation MGQKVHPKGFRLGIIQDWDSRWYAEKDYAKLLHEDIRIRHFIKERLFHAGISEIIIERTAKRARINIHSARPGIIIGKKGAEVEALRREIKKMTDKDIFINIIEVRKPEVEAQLVAENIAGQLLRRVAFRRALKRSVASALRFGAEGIKVMCSGRLNGAEMSRREWYREGRVPLQTLRADIDYGFAEAKTTYGIIGVKVWIFKGEVMPKKGNGAETTA, from the coding sequence TTGGGTCAGAAAGTACATCCTAAAGGTTTCAGGCTTGGGATTATTCAGGATTGGGATTCCCGTTGGTACGCCGAAAAGGACTACGCGAAGCTGCTCCATGAGGATATTCGGATACGCCACTTCATCAAGGAGCGGCTTTTCCATGCCGGCATTTCCGAGATCATTATCGAGAGGACGGCCAAACGTGCCAGGATCAACATCCACTCAGCCCGTCCCGGGATTATTATCGGCAAGAAGGGCGCGGAGGTGGAGGCCCTTCGGCGTGAAATCAAAAAGATGACCGATAAGGACATCTTCATCAATATCATCGAGGTCCGCAAACCCGAAGTGGAGGCCCAGCTTGTAGCCGAAAATATCGCCGGCCAGCTGCTCCGGCGTGTTGCCTTTCGACGTGCCCTGAAAAGGAGCGTCGCTTCGGCCCTGCGTTTTGGAGCGGAGGGTATCAAGGTCATGTGCTCCGGGCGGTTGAACGGAGCCGAGATGTCGCGCAGGGAGTGGTACAGGGAGGGACGGGTTCCCCTCCAGACCCTCCGTGCTGATATTGATTACGGCTTTGCCGAGGCAAAGACCACCTACGGTATCATCGGCGTCAAGGTGTGGATTTTCAAGGGGGAAGTCATGCCCAAGAAGGGCAACGGAGCTGAAACTACCGCCTAG
- the rpmC gene encoding 50S ribosomal protein L29 → MKAREMRDMTVDELLEKERELSLELFNLRFQLATSQLENPMRLPLTRKNLARAKTLLVEKSASGERKE, encoded by the coding sequence ATGAAGGCCCGTGAAATGAGAGATATGACTGTTGATGAGCTTCTGGAGAAGGAGAGGGAACTTTCCCTGGAACTTTTCAACCTTCGTTTCCAGCTTGCCACGAGCCAACTGGAAAACCCCATGCGTCTCCCGCTGACCAGGAAAAATCTTGCCAGGGCCAAGACCTTGCTGGTGGAAAAATCAGCTTCAGGTGAGAGGAAAGAGTGA
- the map gene encoding type I methionyl aminopeptidase, giving the protein MIHRKTAADITIMYQGGAIVGNILERMKEVVRPGITTSRIEAETDRMSRSMGIVAAFKGYRGYPSSICVSVNNEVVHGIPSDKRRLDAGDIVGLDFGAFFKGFYSDAAVTLPVGEPADEAKRLMKVTEEALYKGIDAAVIGNRIGDISHAVQEYVESNGYSVVKVFVGHGIGRSLHEEPQVPNFGDPGWGVRLKEGMTLAIEPMVNAGEDQVHVLDDGWTAVTADGSLSAHYEHTVAITANGPRILTLARKG; this is encoded by the coding sequence ATGATACACAGAAAAACCGCCGCCGATATTACCATCATGTACCAGGGTGGCGCTATTGTTGGTAATATATTGGAGAGGATGAAGGAAGTGGTAAGGCCCGGAATCACCACTTCCAGGATAGAGGCGGAAACCGACCGGATGTCAAGATCCATGGGGATTGTGGCCGCCTTCAAAGGTTATAGGGGCTATCCCAGCAGCATCTGTGTATCGGTAAATAATGAGGTGGTCCATGGGATTCCTTCCGATAAGCGGCGACTGGACGCGGGCGATATCGTCGGGTTGGATTTTGGCGCCTTCTTCAAGGGCTTTTACTCCGATGCGGCGGTAACCCTTCCTGTGGGCGAGCCCGCGGATGAGGCCAAGCGTCTCATGAAGGTTACCGAGGAGGCCCTATACAAGGGTATAGACGCTGCGGTGATTGGTAACCGCATTGGAGATATATCCCATGCGGTCCAGGAGTATGTTGAAAGCAACGGATACTCGGTGGTTAAGGTTTTTGTGGGGCACGGCATCGGTCGAAGCCTGCACGAAGAACCCCAGGTGCCCAATTTTGGGGATCCCGGATGGGGTGTCCGGCTGAAGGAGGGGATGACCCTTGCCATTGAGCCTATGGTAAACGCCGGGGAAGATCAGGTGCATGTTCTGGATGACGGGTGGACGGCGGTGACGGCCGACGGAAGTCTTTCGGCGCATTATGAGCACACCGTTGCTATTACCGCCAACGGACCCAGGATACTGACTCTGGCCCGGAAGGGCTGA
- the rplN gene encoding 50S ribosomal protein L14, with product MVKVETVLSVADNSGAKKVLCFRILGGSQRKSATIGDIIVVSVKEATPESKVKKGEVHKAVVVRTRKEVRRADGSYIRFDDNAAVIINDQREPVGTRIFGPIGRELRGKNFMKIVSLAPEVL from the coding sequence ATGGTCAAGGTAGAGACGGTCCTTAGTGTAGCGGACAACAGTGGGGCCAAGAAGGTTCTTTGTTTCCGGATACTTGGAGGATCCCAAAGAAAGTCGGCCACCATAGGGGATATAATTGTCGTTTCGGTGAAGGAGGCCACTCCCGAATCCAAGGTGAAGAAGGGTGAGGTTCACAAAGCTGTCGTCGTCAGGACCAGGAAAGAGGTTCGGAGAGCCGACGGTTCCTACATCCGTTTTGACGACAACGCAGCGGTGATTATCAATGATCAGCGGGAGCCCGTTGGGACAAGAATCTTTGGTCCCATTGGTCGGGAATTGAGGGGGAAGAACTTCATGAAGATCGTTTCCCTGGCCCCAGAGGTCCTTTAA
- a CDS encoding adenylate kinase gives MDIILLGPPGAGKGTQAKFIVEKWNIPQVSTGDILRTAVREGTALGVEAKSFMDKGELVPDRVVIGIIAERLKEDDAANGFILDGFPRTIPQAEALGEILAGMGRTIDHVVSIEVEDQELVTRLTGRRMCKGCGESFHMVFNPPGNEGVCDRCGGELYQRDDDKEETIRQRLRVYHQQTSPLISFYREEGCLRPIRGTGAMGDIFIRIEQALTGKGQNCS, from the coding sequence ATGGACATAATCCTTTTAGGTCCTCCAGGGGCCGGCAAGGGCACCCAGGCGAAATTCATAGTTGAAAAATGGAATATTCCTCAGGTCTCAACCGGGGATATCCTGAGGACCGCCGTTCGTGAGGGGACCGCCCTGGGTGTCGAGGCCAAGTCCTTTATGGACAAGGGCGAGCTCGTACCCGACCGGGTTGTCATAGGCATCATCGCCGAGCGGCTGAAGGAGGATGACGCAGCCAACGGTTTCATCCTTGATGGGTTTCCCCGCACCATACCCCAGGCAGAGGCTCTTGGTGAAATACTCGCCGGCATGGGTCGGACCATTGACCACGTTGTCAGCATAGAGGTTGAGGATCAGGAACTGGTCACCCGTCTGACCGGCCGAAGGATGTGCAAGGGATGTGGGGAAAGCTTCCATATGGTCTTCAACCCTCCCGGAAATGAGGGCGTCTGTGATCGCTGTGGCGGTGAGCTTTATCAAAGGGATGACGACAAAGAGGAGACCATCAGACAGAGGTTGAGGGTATACCACCAGCAAACCTCTCCTCTGATATCATTTTACAGGGAAGAAGGATGCCTGAGGCCCATTAGGGGTACCGGCGCCATGGGGGATATTTTCATCAGGATCGAGCAGGCCCTGACGGGGAAAGGGCAGAACTGTTCGTGA
- the rplE gene encoding 50S ribosomal protein L5 codes for MDTLQKKYREEIVPSMMKTFNYSNVMQVPRVEKIVLNMGLGDALQNAKILDTSMKELGQISGQRPVLTRAKKSIANFKLREGNPIGCMVTLRRGRMHDFFYRLLNIALPRVRDFKGTSNRAFDGRGNYTLGVREQLIFPEINYDDVEEIKGMNVTIVTTADTDEEAKELLRLFGVPFRK; via the coding sequence ATGGATACGCTTCAGAAAAAATATCGGGAAGAGATAGTCCCGTCCATGATGAAGACGTTCAACTACAGCAACGTCATGCAGGTTCCCCGGGTAGAAAAGATCGTTCTCAATATGGGGTTGGGAGATGCTCTTCAGAACGCCAAGATCCTGGATACCTCCATGAAGGAGCTTGGCCAGATTTCCGGCCAGAGGCCGGTCCTGACTCGCGCCAAGAAGTCCATCGCCAACTTCAAACTGAGGGAAGGCAATCCCATCGGGTGCATGGTCACCCTGCGTCGCGGGCGAATGCATGATTTTTTCTACAGGCTCCTGAATATCGCTCTCCCACGGGTGAGGGATTTTAAAGGGACCTCCAACAGGGCATTCGATGGCCGCGGCAACTATACCCTTGGCGTGCGCGAGCAGCTCATTTTCCCCGAGATCAACTACGACGATGTCGAGGAGATCAAGGGAATGAACGTGACCATTGTCACCACTGCCGATACGGATGAGGAAGCCAAGGAACTGTTGAGGCTTTTTGGCGTTCCTTTCAGAAAGTAG
- the rplO gene encoding 50S ribosomal protein L15, which yields MLDQLKPAKGSVKKGRRVGRGIGSGSGKTCGRGSNGQGARSGGSVKAGFEGGQMPLQRRLPKRGFTNPFRTEYSVVNLKDLSRITDVDVVDPDLMIRFRLARKGMPVKILAVGELDRPVTIRAHRFSASAADKVAKAGGKIEII from the coding sequence ATGCTGGATCAGTTAAAACCGGCCAAAGGTTCGGTAAAGAAAGGACGACGTGTGGGCCGCGGTATCGGCTCAGGGTCCGGTAAAACCTGCGGCAGAGGATCCAACGGGCAGGGCGCACGGTCCGGTGGCAGCGTGAAGGCCGGGTTTGAGGGTGGCCAGATGCCACTGCAGCGCCGGCTCCCCAAGCGTGGATTCACCAATCCCTTCCGCACGGAGTATTCGGTGGTAAATCTCAAGGACCTTTCCCGCATTACGGATGTTGATGTTGTGGACCCCGATCTGATGATTCGCTTCCGGTTGGCGAGGAAAGGTATGCCTGTCAAAATTCTGGCGGTGGGGGAACTGGATCGTCCGGTGACCATCAGGGCCCACAGGTTCAGCGCTTCCGCAGCCGATAAGGTTGCGAAGGCCGGCGGCAAGATAGAGATCATCTAG
- the rplV gene encoding 50S ribosomal protein L22, with the protein MEAHARAKYVRVTPRKVRLVMDMVRGKDVSEALSTLSLVRKSASPILAKVVRSAVANAENTKGMDVERLFIKTAFVDEGPTMKRFMPRAMGRATVIRKRTSHITVVLGER; encoded by the coding sequence ATGGAAGCACATGCAAGGGCAAAATACGTGCGGGTGACCCCCCGAAAAGTCCGGCTCGTCATGGATATGGTACGGGGGAAGGACGTTTCGGAGGCATTGAGCACCCTGTCGTTGGTGAGGAAGAGCGCATCTCCCATCCTGGCCAAGGTAGTCCGTTCCGCGGTGGCGAATGCCGAGAATACAAAGGGCATGGACGTGGAGCGGCTTTTCATCAAGACGGCATTTGTTGATGAAGGCCCGACCATGAAGAGATTCATGCCGCGGGCCATGGGGCGTGCAACGGTGATTCGAAAGAGGACCAGTCATATAACGGTTGTGCTTGGCGAGAGGTAA
- the rpsE gene encoding 30S ribosomal protein S5, with the protein MKRSLKQPLRDHNIDETEMIDKVVFINRVAKVVKGGRRFRFSALVVVGDGKGIAGVGSGKANEVPEAIRKGIENGKKSLYKIPLSGTTIPHQVMGRWGAAKVFLKPASAGTGIIAGGPVRALMESLGINDILTKCIGTNNPNNVLMATMQGLLSLRSAEEIANVRGKKVSDILHG; encoded by the coding sequence ATGAAGAGATCTTTAAAACAGCCACTCAGGGACCACAATATCGACGAGACCGAGATGATCGATAAGGTAGTATTTATCAATCGTGTCGCCAAGGTCGTCAAGGGCGGCAGAAGGTTCCGCTTCAGCGCTCTCGTGGTGGTGGGTGACGGCAAGGGGATCGCAGGTGTTGGTTCGGGCAAGGCCAATGAGGTTCCGGAGGCCATCCGCAAGGGTATCGAGAACGGCAAGAAGAGCCTTTACAAAATCCCTTTAAGCGGGACCACAATTCCCCATCAGGTTATGGGGCGATGGGGAGCAGCGAAGGTCTTTCTCAAACCAGCCTCTGCGGGAACCGGCATTATTGCCGGTGGGCCGGTGCGTGCGCTCATGGAGTCCCTGGGCATTAATGATATTCTTACCAAGTGCATCGGGACAAACAACCCGAATAACGTTCTCATGGCGACCATGCAGGGGCTTTTGAGCTTGAGAAGCGCGGAGGAGATCGCTAACGTTCGGGGCAAGAAAGTCAGCGATATCCTGCACGGCTAG
- the rpsQ gene encoding 30S ribosomal protein S17: MSETKNTRNSRIITGTVVGNRMDKTAVVQSHRKVGHKVYPKFVSRRVKYKVHDEKNSLNVGDTVRIVETRPLSRGKRWRLLDILEKAPMGLEKSDS, translated from the coding sequence ATGTCAGAGACGAAGAACACTCGGAACAGTAGAATCATCACAGGCACCGTTGTCGGCAACAGGATGGATAAGACGGCGGTTGTGCAGTCTCACAGGAAGGTTGGGCACAAGGTGTATCCGAAATTTGTCAGCCGTCGTGTCAAGTACAAGGTCCACGATGAGAAGAACAGCCTCAATGTCGGCGATACAGTCAGGATTGTGGAGACCCGCCCCCTGAGCAGGGGCAAAAGATGGCGACTTCTCGACATCCTGGAAAAGGCCCCGATGGGCCTGGAAAAATCTGATTCATAA
- the rplF gene encoding 50S ribosomal protein L6, which translates to MSRIGKQPVGIPDGVEVRIEGRHFTAKGALGQLSRDLPMGVDVEIDKREVRILPPSRPKETSAMQGLTRTLIDNMVQGVSKGYEKGLDMEGVGYRATVKGGTLELMVGFSNPVVFRIPDEIKTEVDRNNRITVKGIDKEKVGQIAADIRAIRPPEPYKGKGIRYINERIRRKAGKAGIT; encoded by the coding sequence ATGTCGAGAATCGGAAAACAACCTGTTGGGATACCCGATGGGGTTGAAGTAAGGATCGAAGGACGGCATTTCACTGCAAAAGGTGCCTTGGGGCAACTGAGCAGGGACCTGCCGATGGGTGTTGATGTGGAGATTGACAAAAGAGAGGTTCGGATTCTTCCGCCCTCAAGGCCCAAGGAAACATCGGCCATGCAGGGTCTTACCAGAACCCTGATCGACAATATGGTTCAGGGCGTTTCGAAAGGGTACGAGAAAGGTCTTGACATGGAAGGTGTGGGATATCGGGCTACGGTCAAGGGCGGGACCCTTGAACTCATGGTCGGATTTTCCAACCCGGTGGTTTTTCGGATCCCGGATGAAATCAAGACCGAGGTGGACCGGAATAACAGGATCACCGTCAAGGGGATCGACAAGGAAAAGGTTGGCCAGATCGCAGCCGATATCAGGGCTATCCGTCCCCCGGAACCCTATAAAGGGAAAGGGATCAGATATATCAACGAGCGAATCAGACGTAAGGCTGGAAAGGCCGGCATAACATAA
- the rpmD gene encoding 50S ribosomal protein L30, translated as MGKIDITLVRSTIGKPEKQARVVQSLGLRKVNQTVRHDDNPRIRGMVNKVSHLVRTREVEDE; from the coding sequence ATGGGCAAAATCGACATAACATTGGTGCGCAGCACCATCGGTAAACCCGAAAAACAGGCGCGGGTCGTGCAGAGCCTGGGACTGCGGAAGGTCAATCAGACCGTCAGACACGATGACAATCCCCGGATCAGGGGAATGGTGAACAAGGTTTCCCATCTGGTTCGCACCCGTGAAGTGGAGGACGAATAG
- a CDS encoding 50S ribosomal protein L18: MARLKRRRRIRGKISGTAHRPRLSVFRSSRHIYAQLIDDDMGTVLASASTMDRELRGTTKSGGNEDAARNVGKLLARRASEKKINTLTFDRGGFQYHGRVKALADAVREGGLKF; encoded by the coding sequence ATGGCCCGTCTGAAAAGGCGTCGCAGAATTCGCGGCAAGATCAGCGGAACCGCCCACAGACCCAGGCTTTCGGTCTTTCGAAGCTCCCGCCATATTTACGCCCAACTCATTGACGATGATATGGGAACGGTCCTGGCCAGTGCTTCCACCATGGATAGGGAGTTGAGAGGAACCACAAAATCCGGGGGGAATGAAGATGCAGCGCGGAATGTGGGAAAGCTCCTGGCCAGGCGCGCGTCGGAGAAAAAGATCAACACGCTTACCTTTGACAGGGGTGGTTTTCAGTACCATGGCCGCGTAAAAGCGCTGGCTGATGCTGTCAGGGAGGGCGGTCTGAAATTCTAG
- the rpsM gene encoding 30S ribosomal protein S13: MARIAGVDLPRSKRVEVALTYIYGIGPSKASRIVRDAKVDPDVRVVDLDEGQIVRLREVIDKAHMVEGDLRREVAFDIKRKMDLGSYEGLRHRRGLPVRGQRTKTNARSRKGHRPSIGGRKRK, translated from the coding sequence GTGGCGCGTATCGCTGGAGTGGATTTACCGAGGAGCAAGAGGGTTGAGGTCGCCCTGACTTATATTTATGGGATCGGGCCCTCAAAGGCCAGCCGGATAGTGCGGGACGCCAAGGTGGACCCCGATGTTCGTGTGGTGGACCTGGATGAAGGGCAGATCGTTCGCCTTCGTGAGGTCATCGACAAGGCCCATATGGTTGAGGGTGACCTCCGCAGGGAGGTGGCCTTCGACATCAAGCGCAAGATGGACCTGGGCTCTTATGAAGGGCTTCGGCACCGGAGGGGCCTGCCGGTCAGGGGACAGCGCACGAAAACCAATGCGCGGTCCAGGAAAGGGCATCGGCCTTCTATCGGTGGAAGAAAAAGGAAGTAA
- the rplP gene encoding 50S ribosomal protein L16, with translation MLMPKKVKFRKQHRGRMRGAARRGNILSFGDFGLQALEPGWVTARQIEAARIAITRHVKRGGKVWIRVFPDKPITKKPAETRMGKGKGAPEAWVAVVKPGRVLYELEGVPPGVAREAMRLASHKLSIKTRILVREES, from the coding sequence ATGTTGATGCCAAAGAAGGTTAAGTTCAGAAAGCAGCACCGGGGCCGGATGAGAGGCGCGGCCAGAAGAGGCAACATACTTAGCTTCGGTGATTTCGGGCTGCAGGCGCTTGAGCCCGGATGGGTCACCGCCCGCCAGATAGAGGCGGCGCGTATCGCCATCACGAGACATGTTAAGAGAGGTGGTAAGGTCTGGATCCGGGTTTTTCCCGACAAGCCTATCACCAAAAAACCCGCTGAAACACGTATGGGTAAAGGTAAAGGAGCCCCGGAGGCATGGGTCGCCGTGGTCAAACCAGGACGGGTTCTGTATGAGCTGGAAGGGGTTCCGCCCGGTGTGGCCCGCGAGGCCATGAGGCTGGCTTCCCACAAACTTTCCATAAAAACACGGATCCTCGTTAGGGAGGAAAGCTGA
- the secY gene encoding preprotein translocase subunit SecY: MLESFQNIFKIPELKRRIIFTFALLAVYRVGTHIPTPGIDGVALAEFFKQAQGTLLGFFDMFSGGALLRMTVFALGIMPYISASIIIQLLTVVIPYLERLSKEGEAGRRKITRYTRYGTVGLAAFQSFGISIGLGQMTSPGGAPVVPNPGWGFRIMTVISLTAGTAFIMWIGEQITERGIGNGISLIIFAGIVARMPVATGRSFSLMKTGEISAFIMIFIVILMIAVVAFIIFMERGQRKVPVQYAKRVVGRKMYGGQSTHLPLKVNTAGVIPPIFASSILMFPATIAGFIKNPVMNALAQTFAPGKALYTALYVSLIIFFCYFYTAIQFNPVDVADNLKKYGGYIPGIRPGRKTAEYIDRVLSRITFGGAIYLSLVCVLPSILYRLFNVPFYFGGTGLLIVVGVALDTVTQIETHLVTRHYDGFLKKGKVRGRR; the protein is encoded by the coding sequence TTGCTGGAAAGCTTTCAGAATATATTCAAAATCCCGGAACTGAAGCGGCGGATCATCTTTACTTTCGCTCTGCTTGCCGTTTACCGCGTGGGAACCCATATCCCCACCCCGGGTATCGATGGCGTGGCGCTTGCGGAATTTTTCAAACAGGCCCAGGGAACCCTCCTGGGTTTCTTTGATATGTTTTCCGGGGGAGCTCTCCTGAGAATGACCGTTTTTGCCCTGGGAATAATGCCTTACATCAGTGCCAGCATCATCATTCAGCTCCTCACGGTTGTCATTCCTTACCTGGAGAGGCTTTCCAAGGAGGGGGAGGCGGGACGCCGGAAGATCACCCGCTACACCCGTTACGGCACCGTGGGCCTGGCGGCCTTTCAGAGCTTCGGTATTTCCATCGGCCTGGGGCAGATGACTTCCCCCGGCGGTGCGCCCGTTGTTCCCAACCCGGGATGGGGCTTCAGGATAATGACCGTGATCAGTCTTACTGCCGGAACCGCCTTTATCATGTGGATTGGGGAGCAGATCACCGAAAGGGGAATCGGAAACGGTATTTCGCTCATCATCTTCGCTGGGATTGTCGCCAGGATGCCCGTGGCCACGGGCCGGTCCTTCTCCCTGATGAAAACAGGTGAAATTTCCGCGTTTATCATGATTTTCATCGTTATCCTTATGATCGCTGTGGTGGCGTTTATTATTTTCATGGAACGTGGGCAACGCAAGGTGCCGGTCCAGTATGCCAAAAGAGTGGTAGGAAGAAAAATGTACGGGGGGCAGAGCACCCATCTCCCCCTCAAGGTCAACACCGCCGGGGTCATTCCGCCTATCTTCGCGTCTTCTATCCTCATGTTCCCCGCTACCATAGCCGGTTTCATAAAAAACCCTGTCATGAATGCCCTCGCCCAGACGTTTGCCCCCGGGAAAGCCCTGTATACCGCTCTTTATGTGAGTTTGATCATTTTCTTCTGCTATTTTTACACGGCAATACAGTTCAATCCCGTAGATGTGGCCGACAATCTGAAAAAGTATGGTGGGTACATTCCGGGAATCAGACCGGGAAGGAAAACGGCGGAGTACATCGACAGGGTACTTTCCAGGATCACCTTTGGAGGCGCCATTTACCTCTCTCTTGTCTGTGTCCTCCCATCGATCCTCTACCGTCTCTTTAACGTCCCGTTCTACTTCGGCGGGACCGGGCTTCTAATCGTCGTAGGCGTTGCCCTTGATACGGTAACCCAGATTGAGACACATCTTGTCACGAGGCACTACGATGGATTTCTCAAAAAGGGCAAAGTCAGGGGAAGGAGATAG
- a CDS encoding 50S ribosomal protein L24 has protein sequence MLMPAMSVRKNDFVIINAGKEKGKKGKVLKVDHDKDRVVVEKANFIKKHTRPAGSQKQGGIIEKEGTIHVSNVMLYCEKCGKGVRVRRRKLDDGTTARLCAGCGESFD, from the coding sequence ATCCTAATGCCTGCAATGAGTGTTAGAAAAAATGATTTTGTCATCATCAACGCGGGGAAGGAAAAAGGCAAGAAGGGGAAGGTCCTCAAAGTTGATCATGACAAGGATCGTGTGGTCGTTGAGAAGGCCAACTTCATCAAGAAGCATACCCGTCCCGCCGGCTCCCAGAAGCAGGGGGGAATCATTGAAAAAGAGGGGACTATCCACGTTTCCAACGTCATGCTCTATTGCGAGAAATGCGGCAAGGGAGTCAGGGTGCGTCGGCGGAAACTGGATGACGGCACCACGGCAAGACTATGTGCCGGGTGTGGAGAGTCGTTTGATTGA